Within the Hevea brasiliensis isolate MT/VB/25A 57/8 chromosome 2, ASM3005281v1, whole genome shotgun sequence genome, the region gtTGAATTGTAATTTTTGGGAATGAGGATATTGTCAAGTTTCTCAAGCTCCCCTTGCAAGTCTTGCAGGTAATAGAAAGATAGCAATGTAATGAAGCAGACTCCTTTCTCCACCAAGcagctttatttatttatttttattttttagtagGGAATTTCTCCACCATGTAGTCTTAACTTGTGCTGTTTTTGCCTCACTAATTCAACTAGGCTATTAACTGCTATGCTTACTTATAAATCATGAACAGTAATCTTatgccaaatatatatatatatatatttacatattCAGCTAACAACAAATTTTAATTGTTCCTTAAGCAGGAACGaatattaaaaatagaaaaagaaaaaggatacTTGAAGGAGTGATGATCATGCGAATGGTCATCTTGGAAGGTGTCAAGGCAGCTCTTGAGATTTATTTGAGGATGATTTTCAGCATGTTGCCCTTAACATGAAAAGTTTTCATTCTCTTTATCCGCATACCTGGGTCCTTGTATAAGAGGCAACTCATCTGCCACCCTTCCAACTATTATTAGCTTAACCATACCCAACGAGAAATTATATATCCACAAATTGTGAAGGTCAGTTTTGTTGGTACGAGGCTCAATACACAACGCCCTTTATAACAGGACTAGAGAGGAGGTAATTTAAATTGGTAGTGAAGTTATTCCTTGGCTGCGCGACAGAAGGTATGCAAAGAATTGGCAAATGCATGAGAATATTCATTTCCTTTCCCCCACATGCTTGTTTAATATTTGGATATATATAATTAGATGATCTATTCATTCAAGAAACTTTGTGGGAAGGAAGATAAGCAGGTAAAAAGGCTATGATCATGGGGATGGGTTGCGTTTGAAAATTGTACGAAAAAAAGAAAATCAGCTATCAACTGGGCTTTCATCCATGAATATTTTGGTGGAGGCTTTGCGATCAATTAGTTCCGGCTCCAAAAGGCTGGAGAGAGCAGGGGAAGAGAAGGGCAGAAGGCTTCGCCCATATGGCCACTGTCCGATCAACTGTTATAAGAAGAATAACAAGAAGGGAAACTCTGTTTTTTTTCCAATGAAAAATGCGCGATCTTGTTTCAGCAAGCTAATTTGTTATTTGATTCATGGCAAGCCGATTTCAAAAAGGTCGCAGTCACAGATGACCTTTGCTGCTTGGCTTTAGGCATGATTAGAGACGTTCTCTCTTTAAAAACATCTAGCATTTAGCAATTAGCACCGATGTTGACATGAACCTCTATCTCTATCTCATCATACCGTACGCTGTAGCAATGCTCTTATAATTCAATTGTTAACACCAGCCTCATTCTTCACCATGTTTATGAAGCAGACGTGTCAAAAGGTTCTCAAGTCACTTGAAGCCAAAACCAAAACGAAACTACTTTCCAATTGAAGGCTAAAAGATTGTCTACTCGGCTTATGATAATATAGAAACTGTTTACACTTTCAATTAGCATATATTACCTCTAATACGTTATGCTGCGGAATCTTCCTAAATTGCCTGGTTCAGATGCTGAGACTAGCCACAAGCATCAAAAAATTAGGGAAACGCAAATGCTTTTTCATAGACTTCTCCAATATTTGCAGTGAACTGCCAAATAATGGATAATAAGTGATAGCCAATGAAGATGTCTACTGACTTTTATCACAAATGAGAAGAGGTCATTTGAGATTTCAACTAAATATCCTCCGTCAATATTTTGAAAGTAAATACATGCAAGGAGTCATCAAATTACACCTCCAAAGCCAAGAAATATTAACATTTTCCCAGTCCAAGAGAGGCATAAAGTTGCAAAAGTGGAAGAACGCCAACAGTTATCTGGATCGTTGCATCCATGCAGATGTCAATGTCCCAGCCAAAAGATGGTTGTTGATCATTAAGTCTTTCAAACTAATCTCTTTCAACCAAATAACTTCAATCTGCACTCAAAGGACTGAAGAATTAACCTAAATGGCAGAAAATTCAAAAGACCAGCATTCACCACTGACAACTACTATCCCCAGTTTGATAGACCATGCCTGAAGGCTGAAGCATATCGCTTTTAGGACTATGTCAGCCCCTTCTAAGCGAGCTTCTACTTTTATCTCCATCCTCCCTAATGGTTTTTGTCTTTGCTTTTGGCTAATAATGTTTGGTCTGTTATTCCAAAAAATTCTTAATTGCATCAGCACAAGCAGCACTTAAAATACCCGAAAGTTTATACATTCTGAAACTGAaacctagaaaaaaaaaaatacttgtcCTATTGACCAAACAtgcaaaaaaagaagaaaaaaaagggggaagaggagggggggggggaggaGAGAGAGGGGAGATGGGGGAGGGGGAGGGGAACCTTTTGGCCAAGAATTTTTCAGCATAAGAAAGCATAAACAACAGAATCTCAATAAACTTAATATCTTCAGCAGGTCTGCTCCAGAGTTCTTTAAATTAAAGTGTTTTGAGTAGATTATAGGAGGAGAAAATGGATGCCAAAGTGTTTCTAGACAAATCAGATGAGTGTCAGGCATGTGCACAAGTCCAACACTACATAACTCTCATTGGCGGCATGTAAGCGATTTATAAATGATACACCGTTATTAACTGATCTTCATGTTCCTTGAGTCATATTGTAGAGGAAATGTAAAAGAGATTATATCAAATACTAAAGATTGAAAAATCAGCACAAATCACAAGTAATTCTACATTTGGACACAAATATTTCACAAGAAACTCCAATTGTGCGCAAAAAGAATACCTCTTCACTCTGCAAAAAGCTTTTTGGATATCTGTGGATCATCAAGAAGTTGATATATGGCATCTCTAAGCTTGCAATAATCCTCAAACGTATTATAGACCTGATGAGAAATCCTTGCATAGGCCATTATGAACCCATCCTTATCCTTCACAGCCGCCTCACCATTTTTTCTAGGTGCCTGATAATGAATTGGAACCTCAACCCCATAATTCGAACGCAAATGCGACCTTAACCTCAAAGCATCATCTTGACTCATTACACGCAATCTTGAAGGCAAGCTTACCATAATCATGCCTGCACACATCTCCGGCGGGGCCCCTAGATTTGTTCCCCATGACTCTGCTAACATTTTCCCCACCTCAACAATCTTCTCATGGTTCCTATTCATTATTCCATCAAGTCCTCCTTCAAATCGATTAACAAACTCCAAAGCAGATGGTACTACTAGTTGAGAACTGTAATCCCTTGTCCCAATCCACGCACTCTCAATTGGCAATCCATTCCCATATTCATGTGAAACCACGGGGTGATGCACATCAGAGGAGGAGCTGGTTTTTTTACAATACAAAAATGCAACTGATGGCGGGCAGAAAAACCATTTGTGCAAATTGCTAGCGTAGAAATCAGCCCCAATTTCTTTAACATCTACTTTAACACTACCCAGAGCGTGAGCTGCATCAACAAAAACCTGGTCCACGCCTTCTTCTCTACAAATTTTAACCAATTCCCGGACTGGAGTGACGACACACGGCATTGATGTTATGTGATCGATTATTGCTAACCTAACTTTTCTACCACTAGCCTTACCTTTCTCTAACCCTTTCCTAAACTCAGCGATAATTTCTTCATCGGAGTTAACAGGAAATGGAAGCTGAACTTCTATTACTGATCCACCGGTACGCGTGACATACGCTTGCATAGATTTTTTTACGGCTTCATAGGCGCAGTGAAGCATCAAGACGGCGTCGTTCTCATGGAATTTACCATCGGCGAAGGAACGGCCTATCTGCTGGAGGACAATGGCAGCGGCGGTGGTGGCATTGTCGACGAGGGAGACCTCGTCCACATCATCGGCATTAATGAGGTCTTTAACCAGTGTCCGCGAATGAAGAATCCCCTTGCGGAGCGTATTGAAGTAGAAATCGTCCGGTTGCTGAAGGAATTTGAGTTGCCACTTCCTCTGGGCGGCAAGCACCGATCCAGGGCAGCTCCCGAAGCTCCCGTTGTTGATTCGGGCTATGCCAGACTGATGGTGTGCGAACTCTTCTCGGATTTCGGATTCGGTTATGAACCGAGTGAGCCGGGGCTTCTTGGTGAGTTGGTGGTGGTGAGCCGACTCACCGTTTGGAGGATCTTTGTTTTCCATTggggtgagttagggtttgggaagaAGATTGGGCATGATCTGAAAGACTGCTCAAAACTTGAAATAGTGGAACTGTGGCTCACTGTGTGCTTAGAATCAGAGGACCGAAGGGTGAGATGTGTCGTCATCCAGTTAGAAATGGTATGGCAAGGGATGTGAAGAAAACGCTGTCGTTTGATTTTTGGATATTAGTGTCGTGTTGGCATTTTGCAAAGGGATGAATGACGATGATCACGTGATTCCCGTTTCCAGAGAAGGATAGATAAACAACTTGGGCCAAGAGCTTCGGATTCAAGGATTCTCAACGGATGTAGCCTGCCCGGAGCGGAGCGGTGTGAGTACCTGAATTAGGGTTATGATTTAACTATtagatataattaataattattaatttattctcTCCCGAGATAGTAGAAGCGAAGTAGTTCTCTCTCTCCCAAGATAGTAGAACTTTCCTGTTTAGTTTCAGCCCAATCTTTGCTGTCTTTGGTGGAGATTTGGTGAGTAGGTGTGTCAATAGTAGCAGTCTTCCTGTGGTGAGTCTCTTTCAGTCTGGCTTGAATTCTCAGCAATGAATTGGCTTGGATTATATCTGAGCTTttatgaagctttaatggagcaaTTAGCAGACTCTATTATTTCTCTATGCGAAAAAACTAGTACTCTTTTGTGGGAGGATATTTCTCTGGAACTGGGGACGGATGATTCGGCGGCTTAGtctctattaaatattattttggttGATAAGATCCTGTTTAATAAAAATCTCTCTGTCAATCATGTTAGAAATGTTCTAAAGAAGATTTGGACCTTGGCATTTGAATTTCATGTTAAACCGATCACAGAATTTAAGAACTCCTTCCTGTTTAAGTTCTCTCATGAAAGGGATAAATTTAGAGTAATGGAAGGGGTACCATGGTCTGTGAATAATTCTCTGTTAGTGTTGAAAGACTGGTTCCCCCCATATGAGGTTAGAAGAAGTGGATTTCTCTTCAACCCCTTTTTGGATTCAAGTACATGGTTTGCCTCTGAATCAAATGACAAAGCAAAATGCAGGGATGATAGGGACTCTGTTTAAAAGGCTTGTTGATGTGGATTTGGTCTCTAACCATGATATCTCTGTGGGTAGCTGTTTAAGAATTCGGGTAGAGG harbors:
- the LOC110661721 gene encoding L-cysteine desulfhydrase, which encodes MENKDPPNGESAHHHQLTKKPRLTRFITESEIREEFAHHQSGIARINNGSFGSCPGSVLAAQRKWQLKFLQQPDDFYFNTLRKGILHSRTLVKDLINADDVDEVSLVDNATTAAAIVLQQIGRSFADGKFHENDAVLMLHCAYEAVKKSMQAYVTRTGGSVIEVQLPFPVNSDEEIIAEFRKGLEKGKASGRKVRLAIIDHITSMPCVVTPVRELVKICREEGVDQVFVDAAHALGSVKVDVKEIGADFYASNLHKWFFCPPSVAFLYCKKTSSSSDVHHPVVSHEYGNGLPIESAWIGTRDYSSQLVVPSALEFVNRFEGGLDGIMNRNHEKIVEVGKMLAESWGTNLGAPPEMCAGMIMVSLPSRLRVMSQDDALRLRSHLRSNYGVEVPIHYQAPRKNGEAAVKDKDGFIMAYARISHQVYNTFEDYCKLRDAIYQLLDDPQISKKLFAE